The Rhizobium viscosum genomic sequence ATGTGCTTCAGCGCCCGCGGATCGGGCTTTTCACCATAGGCGGCGAAGGTCGCATCGAGCTTCTCGCCGGCCATGACGCGGGCGGCGATCTTGGCGATCGGCGCGCCAATGGTCTTGGCGACGAAGGGCACCGTACGGGAGGCGCGCGGGTTGACTTCGAGTACGTAGACGGTGTCGTCCTTGATGGCGAACTGCACGTTCATCAGGCCGCCGACATTGAGCGCCTTTGCCATTGCCTTGGCCTGGCGCTCCAGCTCGTCGAGCATCTCGCGCGAAAGCGTGCGCGGCGGCAGCGAGCAGGCGCTGTCGCCCGAATGGATGCCGGCCTCTTCGATATGTTCCATGATGCCGGCGACATAGACGTCAGTGCCGTCGGAGAGGCAGTCGACATCGACTTCGATGGCATTCGTCAGGTAGCTGTCGAAGAGAAGCGGGTTCTTGCCGAGCAGCGTGTTGATCTGGCCGGTCTTGTCATTCGGGTAGCGTGCCTTGATGTCCTCGGGCACCAGTTCCGGAACGGTATCGAGCAGGTAGCTCTGCAACTGGCTCTCGGCATGGATGATCTGCATGGCACGGCCACCAAGCACGTAGGACGGGCGGACGACCAGCGGGAAGCCGATCTCGGCAGCGACGAGGCGAGCCTGCTCGACCGAATAGGCGATGCCGTTGTTCGGCTGATTGAGGTCGAGCTTCATCAGGAGCTTCTGGAAGCGGTCGCGGTCTTCGGCAAGGTCGATCATATCAGGCGCGGTGCCGAGGATCGGGATGCCGTTCTTCTCCAGCGCTTCGGCGAGTTTCAGCGGGGTCTGGCCGCCGAACTGGACAATGACGCCGACGACTTCACCCTTTTCCTGCTCTGCACGCAGGATTTCGATCACATCTTCGGCCGTCAGCGGCTCAAAATAGAGGCGATCCGAGGTATCGTAGTCGGTCGAGACCGTTTCCGGGTTGCAGTTGATCATGATCGCTTCATAGCCCGCATCCTTCAGCGCGAAGGCGGCATGGCAGCAGCAATAGTCGAACTCGATGCCCTGGCCGATACGGTTCGGGCCGCCGCCGAGGATGACGACCTTCTTGCGGTCGGAAACCTCAGCTTCGGACCGTGCAGCGCCGACGAAAGGCGTTTCATAGGTCGAGTACATATAGGCTGTCGGCGAGGCGAATTCGGCAGCACAGGTGTCAATGCGCTTGAAAACCGGGCGGACGTTCAGGCCGTTGCGCAGCTCGGCCACTTCCTTCGGGCGCTTGCCGGTCAGCGTCGCAAGGCGGGCATCCGAGAAGCCCATGGCCTTCAACATGCGAAGGTTTGCGGCATCATCAGGCAGGCCGTGCTCGCGGATGCGGGCTTCCATGTCGATGATGTTCTTCAGCTGGGCGATGAACCAGGGGTCGATCTTGCAGCCTTCATGAACCTCTTCGATGGTCAGGCCCATGCGCAGCGCCTGGGCGACCATGCGCAGGCGGTCCGGCGTCGGCGTACCGATGGCGGCACGGATGGCGTTCAGGCTGGATTCACCTTCCTCGGCATCGGGGATTTCGATTTCGTCGAGGCCGGTCAGACCGGTTTCGAGGCCGCGCAGCGCCTTCTGCAGCGATTCCGCAAAGGTACGGCCGATCGCCATGACTTCGCCGACCGACTTCATGGCCGTGGTCAGAACGGGGGAAGCGCCGGGGAATTTCTCGAAGGCGAAACGTGGGATCTTGGTGACGACATAGTCGATCGACGGTTCGAACGAAGCCGGCGTCGCGCCGCCGGTAATGTCGTTTTCGAGTTCGTCGAGCGTATAGCCGATGGCGAGCTTGGCGGCGATCTTGGCGATCGGGAAGCCGGTGGCCTTGGAGGCCAGTGCCGAGGAGCGCGAGACGCGCGGGTTCATTTCGATGACGACGAGGCGGCCGTCCTTCGGGTTGACGGCGAACTGCACGTTCGAGCCGCCGGTTTCGACGCCGATCTCGCGCAGCACCGCAATCGAGGCGTTGCGCATGATCTGGTATTCCTTGTCCGTCAGCGTCAGCGCCGGAGCAACGGTGATCGAATCGCCGGTATGGACACCCATCGGATCGATGTTCTCGATGGAGCAGATGATGATGCAGTTGTCCGCCTTGTCGCGGACGACCTCCATCTCATACTCCTTCCAGCCGAGGACGGATTCTTCGACCAGCACTTCTGTGGTCGGCGAGGCATCAAGGCCGCTGCCGACGATTTCGAAGAATTCCGAGCGGTTATAGGCAATGCCGCCGCCGGTGCCGCCGAGCGTGAAGGACGGGCGGATGATGGCGGGCAGGCCGACATGATCGATTGCCTGGGCGGCGATTGCCATGGCATGGCTCATATAGCGCTGCTTGCGGTCGCTCTCGCCGAGGTTCCACTGGTTTTCCAGCTCGTCGAGCGCCTTGTCGAGATCGGGGCCGGAAAGGCTTTCGCGCAGCTTGGTGCGCTCGGCCTCATGCGTCTTGCGGTCGGCGTCCTTGATGTCGGTGGCGTTCGCCAGCATCGAGCGCGGCGTTTCAAGGCCGATGCGGGCCATCGCCTCGCGGAACAGCGCGCGATCCTCAGCCATGTCGATGGCGGCAGGTTTTGCGCCGATCATCTCAACATTGTAGCGATCGAGCACGCCCATGCGCTTCAGCGAGAGCGCGGTGTTCAGTGCCGTCTGGCCGCCCATTGTCGGCAGCAGCGCGTCAGGGCGTTCCTTGGCGATGATCTTGGCGACGACTTCAGGGGTGATCGGCTCGACATAGGTTGCATCGGCGAGACCCGGATCGGTCATGATCGTGGCCGGGTTGGAGTTGACGAGGATGACGCGGTAGCCTTCCTCCTTCAGCGCCTTGCAGGCCTGGGTGCCGGAATAGTCGAATTCGCAAGCCTGGCCAATGACGATCGGTCCTGCGCCGATGATGAGGATCGATTTGATGTCTTGGCGCTTCGGCATGGGCGATATCCATTTCTAGCTGCGCAAAAAGCCGGCCAGGGTGGGAGGTCACCGGGTCGGGTCGCGCATTGAGGGTCTTTTCAGGCTAGAAGCGGCTTATAGGCAAATGTTTTTGCAAACGGAACCCCATAAATCATGGAATCGACAGGAATCCGAATGGGTCGCTGGAAGCCTATTGCCCACCAGGCACGACGAGCGTGCGAATCTCGCCGCCAAGCGCAGGATTGGCGATGGCTTCAGGTGCCTGTTCGAGCGTGATCCGACGCGAAATCAGCGGCTCGACCTTGATCGCACCGGTGGCGATGAGATCGGCGGCGCGCCCATGCGTGAACGGATTGAGGAAGGAGCTGACGAGGTTCACTTCGCGAAACAGCAGGTCGAAGGGTTCGATCTCTATCTTTGCGCCTTGCGGCATGACGCCGAGGATAACGGCAGTGCCGCCGCGTCTTGCGAGCTTCGGCGCCTGCATCATCGTTTCCGGCACACCAGCACATTCAAAGACGACGCCGGCGCCGCCAGGCAGCAAACCTTGATCGCCGGTAATACTGCTGACGGCATCCGCGTGTGACGGATCGAAAGTCGCGGTGGCACCGAGTGTTTCGGCAAGCGCGCGTTTCTCGGCATTGCGGGTGACGAGGAGAATACGTGTTGCGCCGGCGAGCCGGGCAAGCTGGACGGTAAGCAGGCCGATTACGCCGCCGCCGAGCACGATGACCGAAGCGCCGGTCTTGATATTGGCGAGATCGACGCCGTGTAGGCAGCAGGCCAGCGGCTCGCAAAAGGCGCCATGCAGAGGATCGAGGCCAGGCGGCAGGGCGAAGGCCTGTTTCTGCGGCAGGATGACGTAGTCGGCAAAACCGCCGTCTTTGTGGATGCCGATCGCCTGCAGGCTCCGGCAGAGATTGACCCGGCCATTGTGGCATTCTTCGCAGCGGCCGCAGGCGATGTTGGGATCACCCGTTACGCGCATGCCGGGGCCGAAACCGCTGACCTCGGAGCCGACTGCTTCGATGATGCCGGCGAATTCGTGGCCAAGGGTCACTGGTGGATGGGAGGGGAACTCACCGAGGAAAAGATGGCGGTCGGTGCCGCAGATGCCGCAGGCTTCGACGCGCACCAGCAGGTCGCCCGGTCCGGGAACGGGCTTTTCGACCTCGCGCAGGAACAGCTTTCCGGTCGCTTCTAGGCGCACGGCTTTCATCGGCATTCTCCTCCAGGTCTCCTCATCATCAGGAAGCGGGAAAGCAGGAGTCGCGTCAAGCAGTTGCCGGCATTTCTTCAGCCGAAGCGCCGGCGGGCTTCCTCGGCAAAACTCCGGCTGACGGGAATCTGCGTGCCGTCGCGCGTGAGGATCAGGATCTTGCCGTTATCGCGTTTCAGGGCTTCAACATGAGCGTCGGCCACCCAATGTGATCTGTGCACCTGGAGGCCCGGTGTCCCGCCGATCTCGCGCAGCGCATCGGAAAAACGCAACAGCACCAGCTCGCGACCGCGGCTGGTGACGACCTCGGTATAGTGATCCTGCACGGATAGACGTAGCAGGGCGCCGCGATTTTGCGGCTTCAACCGATCGAGGAGCGAGGCCGTCGGAGGTGTTTGCGCCGTTGCCTGCTCGATTTGGCGATGCATGGCGAGGTAAGTCAGAAAACAGAAGAGGGCACAGAGCGGCAGCGCGAAGAGCGCCCTTGCGAAACTGCCGTTGAACGAAGCCGGATTGCCGCTGAAGGCATAGTCGACGAGGCCGATCGCAAAGCCGATCGGCAGGGCTGCGACCAGTGAGCCGATCATCATGCGCCAGAACATGCGATCCAGCACCCTGCACAGCAGCGTATCGGCAAGAACCGAAAACAAGATGGCGATCGACCAGGCGACGGCGTGCAGAATCAGCCAGTAGGCGAAGCGTTCACCGGCGGGCATGCTTTCCATCGTGCCGTAGGGGCCGGTAATCGCGAAGATCAGAACGATGGCGAGGAAGGTTCCCCAGAAGCGCGGTGCACGCCAGAAGACCTGCAATTCGCGAAGCGTGGATTGCAAGGATGGGTGATCCACGAAGTTTTCCCGCCGTCTACGCCATGTTTGTTGAGAGGAATGCAGTCATGCCGGAAACAGGGGAGGAATTCAACCGGAGCCGTTCATGACCCTGGAACCTCTGCTTAATGCCGCTATTGCCATTCAGATCCACGTTGCCGCCGTGGTGCCGGCGGCTATCCTCGGCGCCTATCTGCTTGCATGGCCGAAGGGCACGCCGCGGCATCGTCTGCTCGGCAAGATCTGGATGGTGCTGATGGTGGTGACGGCGCTGTCGAGCTTCTTCATCCACCAGATCAATCTCGTCTATGGCTTCAGCCCAATCCATCTTCTTTCCGTCCTTGTGCTCGCCGGAAGCTGGCGGGCGGTTCTTGCCGCGCGGCGGCATGATATCCGTACGCATCGGCGGATCGTATCGGGCATGTATTTCGGGGGCATCGTCGTTGCCGGCCTTGCAACGCTGCTGCCGGGCCGGCTGATGTATGCGGTCACGTTCTCCGGCAATAGCTGGCTGGCTCTGGCGCTGCTCGGGCTGGTCACCGCTGCGATCGGCGCGGCCATCGGGTTTCGTCCGCGCCGCAGCCGGGTTGCATGAGGAAGCGGCTGGAATTCGTCCTCGCGGCGGATATATAACTGACTCCTGAGAGCATGCTTGGGTGCATTGCCGGGGAGATCGAAGATGGAATGGAAAGGCCGGCGTCAGTCCGACAATATCGAGGATCGTCGTGGCGATCCGTCCGGTGGCTTGGGGGGACGTAATCCATTCGGCCGTGGCGGCGGCTTCAGTTTTCCGTCGGGTGGCGGCGTTGGTCGTCGTGGCGGCGGGCTCAGCATCGGCACGATCATCTTTCTCGTCGTCATATACCTGATCTTTAAGGCGATGGGCGTCGACCTGCTGCAGGTGATGGAGGGCGGCGGCTCAATGGATGGCGCTGGCGGCTCCGGTTATTCTCAGAGCGAATCCTCCCCGCAGGCTCCCGCCAATGACGAGATGACTGCCTTCGTGCGCACGGTTCTCGCCGAAACCGAAGATACCTGGCACGGCATCTTCCAGTCTCAGGGCAAGGATTACGAGGAGCCGCGCCTCGTTCTCTTCTCCGGCCAGACGCAGTCGGCCTGCGGATTTGCGTCGGCTGCGACCGGTCCCTTCTACTGCCCCGGAGACCACAAGGTCTATCTCGACACGGCCTTCTTCCAGGAGCTTTCCGATCGGTTCGGCGCTTCAGGCGATTTCGCCGAAGCGTATGTGATCGCCCATGAGGTCGGCCATCATGTGCAGAACTTGCTCGGCATTCTGCCGAAGTTCAATGAGGCTCGCCAGCGCATGAGCGAGGCGGATGCGAACAAGATGTCGGTTCGCGTCGAGCTGCAGGCGGATTGCTTTGCCGGCATCTGGGGCAAGTTTACCCAGCAGAAGGGCATTCTCGATGCCGGCGATCTCGAAGAGGCGTTGAACGCTGCGCAGCAGATCGGCGACGATACGCTGCAGAAGCGTTCGCAGGGCTATGTCGTGCCGGAGAGTTTCAACCACGGCACGTCGGCGCAGCGCATGCGCTGGTTCAAGCGTGGCTTCGACAGCGGGCAGCTTTCGGCCTGCGATACTTTCTCCAACCCGATCTGATCAGAATATCCGGCACCTTGCCTGAAGGCAGGGTGCCGGTATGCCGGGTAGCTTACTTTTCGCTGTCCATGTGCTTGAGCTGGGCCTCCGGATAGCGGGCGCCCTTGGCGGCCCCCTTCGGTACGGCGCGTTCGATCGCAGAGAGATCGTCTGCGGTGAGCTCCACCGCGCGGGAGCCGAGCGCTTCCGTCAGCCGGTCGCGGCGGCGGGCGCCGACCAGCGGCACGATATCCTTGCCCTGAGCTGCTACCCAGGCGATCGCGACCTGTGCGACCGAGGCGCCCTTGAGGGTGGCGATCTTCCGGAGTTCTTCGACCAGGGCGAGGTTTTCATCGATATTGCCCTCCTGGAAGCGCGGGCTGACGGCCCGGAAATCGCCTGCGCCCTGCTGGCCTTTCTGCCAGTGGCCGCTGATGAGGCCGCGCGACAGCACGCCATAAGCGGTGATGGAAATGCCGAGTTCGCGGGTCACAGGCAGGATTTCATCTTCGATGCCGCGTGAGATCAGTGAATATTCGATCTGCAGGTCGGCAATCGGTGCGACGGTCGCAGCCCGGCGGATCGTGTCGGCGCCGACCTCGGAGAGGCCGACATGGCGGACGTAGCCGGCCTTGATGAGATCGGAGATCGCGCCGACCGTCTCCTCGATCGGCACGTTCGGATCGAGGCGGGCAGGGCGGTAGATGTCGATGTAATCGACGCCGAG encodes the following:
- a CDS encoding LytTR family DNA-binding domain-containing protein, translated to MDHPSLQSTLRELQVFWRAPRFWGTFLAIVLIFAITGPYGTMESMPAGERFAYWLILHAVAWSIAILFSVLADTLLCRVLDRMFWRMMIGSLVAALPIGFAIGLVDYAFSGNPASFNGSFARALFALPLCALFCFLTYLAMHRQIEQATAQTPPTASLLDRLKPQNRGALLRLSVQDHYTEVVTSRGRELVLLRFSDALREIGGTPGLQVHRSHWVADAHVEALKRDNGKILILTRDGTQIPVSRSFAEEARRRFG
- the ypfJ gene encoding KPN_02809 family neutral zinc metallopeptidase; protein product: MEWKGRRQSDNIEDRRGDPSGGLGGRNPFGRGGGFSFPSGGGVGRRGGGLSIGTIIFLVVIYLIFKAMGVDLLQVMEGGGSMDGAGGSGYSQSESSPQAPANDEMTAFVRTVLAETEDTWHGIFQSQGKDYEEPRLVLFSGQTQSACGFASAATGPFYCPGDHKVYLDTAFFQELSDRFGASGDFAEAYVIAHEVGHHVQNLLGILPKFNEARQRMSEADANKMSVRVELQADCFAGIWGKFTQQKGILDAGDLEEALNAAQQIGDDTLQKRSQGYVVPESFNHGTSAQRMRWFKRGFDSGQLSACDTFSNPI
- the carB gene encoding carbamoyl-phosphate synthase large subunit; this encodes MPKRQDIKSILIIGAGPIVIGQACEFDYSGTQACKALKEEGYRVILVNSNPATIMTDPGLADATYVEPITPEVVAKIIAKERPDALLPTMGGQTALNTALSLKRMGVLDRYNVEMIGAKPAAIDMAEDRALFREAMARIGLETPRSMLANATDIKDADRKTHEAERTKLRESLSGPDLDKALDELENQWNLGESDRKQRYMSHAMAIAAQAIDHVGLPAIIRPSFTLGGTGGGIAYNRSEFFEIVGSGLDASPTTEVLVEESVLGWKEYEMEVVRDKADNCIIICSIENIDPMGVHTGDSITVAPALTLTDKEYQIMRNASIAVLREIGVETGGSNVQFAVNPKDGRLVVIEMNPRVSRSSALASKATGFPIAKIAAKLAIGYTLDELENDITGGATPASFEPSIDYVVTKIPRFAFEKFPGASPVLTTAMKSVGEVMAIGRTFAESLQKALRGLETGLTGLDEIEIPDAEEGESSLNAIRAAIGTPTPDRLRMVAQALRMGLTIEEVHEGCKIDPWFIAQLKNIIDMEARIREHGLPDDAANLRMLKAMGFSDARLATLTGKRPKEVAELRNGLNVRPVFKRIDTCAAEFASPTAYMYSTYETPFVGAARSEAEVSDRKKVVILGGGPNRIGQGIEFDYCCCHAAFALKDAGYEAIMINCNPETVSTDYDTSDRLYFEPLTAEDVIEILRAEQEKGEVVGVIVQFGGQTPLKLAEALEKNGIPILGTAPDMIDLAEDRDRFQKLLMKLDLNQPNNGIAYSVEQARLVAAEIGFPLVVRPSYVLGGRAMQIIHAESQLQSYLLDTVPELVPEDIKARYPNDKTGQINTLLGKNPLLFDSYLTNAIEVDVDCLSDGTDVYVAGIMEHIEEAGIHSGDSACSLPPRTLSREMLDELERQAKAMAKALNVGGLMNVQFAIKDDTVYVLEVNPRASRTVPFVAKTIGAPIAKIAARVMAGEKLDATFAAYGEKPDPRALKHIAVKEAVFPFARFPGVDTLLGPEMRSTGEVIGLDSDFALAFAKSQLGAGVELPREGTVFVSVRDADKPRVLPAIRILVEQGFKVLATGGTARFLGENGIEATKINKVLEGRPHIEDAIRNRQVQLVINTTDGNKAISDSKSLRRATLMQKVPYYTTMAGAEAAAQAIKALKAGNLEVRPLQSYF
- a CDS encoding aldo/keto reductase — encoded protein: MQIHRLGKTGPEVSAIGLGCMGMSGMYGPSDRAESIATIHAALDAGVNLLDTGDFYGMGHNEMLIGEALKGRKREDAIISVKFGALRDPSNGWNGYDARPIAVKNFLAYTLQRLGVDYIDIYRPARLDPNVPIEETVGAISDLIKAGYVRHVGLSEVGADTIRRAATVAPIADLQIEYSLISRGIEDEILPVTRELGISITAYGVLSRGLISGHWQKGQQGAGDFRAVSPRFQEGNIDENLALVEELRKIATLKGASVAQVAIAWVAAQGKDIVPLVGARRRDRLTEALGSRAVELTADDLSAIERAVPKGAAKGARYPEAQLKHMDSEK
- a CDS encoding zinc-dependent alcohol dehydrogenase family protein, with translation MKAVRLEATGKLFLREVEKPVPGPGDLLVRVEACGICGTDRHLFLGEFPSHPPVTLGHEFAGIIEAVGSEVSGFGPGMRVTGDPNIACGRCEECHNGRVNLCRSLQAIGIHKDGGFADYVILPQKQAFALPPGLDPLHGAFCEPLACCLHGVDLANIKTGASVIVLGGGVIGLLTVQLARLAGATRILLVTRNAEKRALAETLGATATFDPSHADAVSSITGDQGLLPGGAGVVFECAGVPETMMQAPKLARRGGTAVILGVMPQGAKIEIEPFDLLFREVNLVSSFLNPFTHGRAADLIATGAIKVEPLISRRITLEQAPEAIANPALGGEIRTLVVPGGQ
- a CDS encoding DUF2306 domain-containing protein, whose translation is MTLEPLLNAAIAIQIHVAAVVPAAILGAYLLAWPKGTPRHRLLGKIWMVLMVVTALSSFFIHQINLVYGFSPIHLLSVLVLAGSWRAVLAARRHDIRTHRRIVSGMYFGGIVVAGLATLLPGRLMYAVTFSGNSWLALALLGLVTAAIGAAIGFRPRRSRVA